From Salvelinus sp. IW2-2015 linkage group LG2, ASM291031v2, whole genome shotgun sequence, one genomic window encodes:
- the LOC111972329 gene encoding P2Y purinoceptor 12-like, with translation MDSTTQLALTPVNNNFTNSNCSRDNVLKTVVFPVLYSLLFLLGXLLNGLAVWVFFSIPSRSHFIIYLKNIVVADVLMTLTFPFKVLSDSNMASVGLRVFVCRVSSVLFYLTMYISILFFGLISIDRCKKTLQPFKVTNMARLARRKLLSVVIWASLLTLSLPNMILTSRSPTSAYFKCSDLKTEAGLHWHEVVNYVCQIIFWGTLVTVIVCYTLITKELYSSYARTRACRSSRAIHNAGTDGGHVEGQCQSRRKSVSSNVFLVLAVFFVCFVPFHFSRVPYTLSQTRVHLFDCNFKLFFFQLKESTLWLSSLNSLLDPLIYFFLCKSFRTTLFKTLRLPPGTCSWLTGRESGPNTGEDQNQTQETPLVDKSICI, from the exons ATGGACAGCACAACACAATTGGCCCTGACCCCTGTCAATAACAACTTCACCAACAGCAACTGTTCCCGTGACAACGTGCTGAAGACGGTGGTGTTTCCTGttctctactccctcctcttcctgttgGGCKTGTTGCTCAATGGCCTGGCAGTGTGGGTGTTCTTCAGCATCCCCAGCCGCTCCCACTTCATCATCTACCTCAAGAACATTGTGGTGGCCGACGTCCTCATGACCCTCACCTTCCCCTTCAAG GTGCTGTCTGACTCCAACATGGCGTCCGTGGGTCTGCGTGTCTTCGTCTGCCGTGTCTCCTCTGTGCTCTTCTATCTCACCATGTACATCAGCATCCTCTTCTTCGGCCTCATCAGCATCGACCGCTGCAAGAAGACCCTCCAGCCCTTCAAGGTGACCAACATGGCCCGTCTGGCCCGCAGGAAGCTGCTCTCTGTGGTTATCTGGGCATCCCTGCTGACCCTCTCCCTGCCCAACATGATCCTGACCAGCCGCAGCCCCACCTCGGCCTACTTCAAGTGCAGTGATCTTAAGACGGAGGCTGGGCTGCACTGGCATGAGGTGGTCAACTATGTGTGCCAGATTATCTTCTGGGGGACCCTGGTGACAGTGATAGTGTGTTACACCCTCATCACCAAAGAGCTGTACAGTTCATACGCCCGCACCAGGGCTTGCCGTTCTAGCAGAGCCATACACAACGCTGGTACTGATGGGGGTCATGTTGAAGGGCAGTGCCAGTCCCGGAGGAAGAGCGTGAGTTCAAACGTCTTCCTGGTGCTGGCCGTGTTCTTTGTGTGCTTCGTGCCGTTCCACTTCTCCCGCGTGCCGTACACCCTGAGCCAGACAAGGGTACACCTGTTTGACTGCAACTTCAAGCTGTTCTTCTTCCAGCTGAAGGAGAGTACACTCTGGCTGTCCTCCCTCAACTCCCTCCTGGACCCTCTCATCTACTTCTTCCTGTGTAAGTCCTTCAGAACCACCCTGTTCAAGACCCTTCGTCTCCCACCTGGGACCTGCAGCTGGCTCACTGGGAGAGAGTCCGGCCCCAACACAGGGGAGGATCAGAACCAAACACAGGAGACTCCCCTTGTAGACAAATCTATCTGTATTTAG
- the LOC139029415 gene encoding probable serine/threonine-protein kinase clkA, translated as NNDNNYNDNNDNDNNCNANNANNYNDNNDNNDNDNNDNIDNSDNNDNNDNDNNDNNDNDNNDNDNDNNDNDNDNNDTHGNNDNIDSNAINDNIDHIDNNDNDDNDNNDNIDTNDNNYNIDNIDNNENNNDNIDTNDNIDNIDNNDNNFNHIESNDNDNIDNNDSSDNKDNMNKVYNKNNGKY; from the coding sequence aataatgataataattataatgataataatgataatgataataattgtAATGCTAATAATGCTAAtaattataatgataataatgataataacgataatgataataatgataatattgATAATAGTGATaacaatgataataatgataacgataataatgataataatgataatgataataatgacaatgataatgataataatgacaatgataatgataataatgatactCATGGCAATAATGATAATATTGATAGTAATGCTATTAATGATAATATTGATCAtattgataataatgataatgatgataatgataataatgataatattgATACTAatgataataattataatattgataatattgataataatgaaaataataatgataatattgATACTAATGATAATATTGACAAtattgataataatgataataattttAATCATATTGAaagtaatgataatgataatattgATAATAATGATAGTAGTGATAATAAAGATAATATGAATAAAGTATATAACAAAAACAATGGAAAGTATTGA